A portion of the Pleurocapsa minor HA4230-MV1 genome contains these proteins:
- a CDS encoding methyltransferase domain-containing protein, giving the protein MTKYKQQVIDFFNSRTTYDYEGKGHPENAKRLLDFVQVQPGQTILDLATGTGLVAIPVAKVVAPKGSVIGVDMSTKMLAQAKAKIKAEDLKNLELIEADVELIDFNNEKFDLIFCCSALVFISDIPALLNKCYRWLKPGGCLAFTSSDKGSHLSEVRIIVCKDLFGIDLPHIIRHLWTPEKCTKLLQNSGFQNIEIEQHLFRRERINDNYGFTQIEKEFYPRGNPLLNLSEAERKLLQAEYKKAVERLIADRGVWQESINLYVKAFK; this is encoded by the coding sequence ATGACTAAATATAAGCAACAAGTAATTGATTTTTTTAATAGTAGAACCACTTATGATTATGAAGGAAAAGGTCATCCTGAAAACGCTAAAAGATTATTAGACTTTGTTCAAGTACAACCAGGTCAAACAATCCTCGATCTGGCTACTGGTACTGGTTTAGTAGCAATCCCTGTGGCAAAAGTAGTCGCACCAAAAGGGTCAGTAATTGGTGTTGATATGTCAACAAAAATGTTAGCTCAAGCAAAAGCTAAAATTAAAGCTGAAGATCTAAAAAATCTAGAATTAATTGAAGCAGATGTAGAGTTAATTGATTTTAATAATGAGAAATTCGATCTTATTTTCTGTTGCTCGGCACTAGTATTTATTAGCGATATTCCCGCGCTGCTTAATAAGTGCTATCGATGGCTAAAACCTGGAGGGTGTTTGGCTTTTACTTCCTCCGATAAAGGTTCTCATTTATCAGAAGTAAGAATTATAGTCTGTAAGGATTTGTTCGGAATCGATTTGCCTCATATTATCAGACATCTGTGGACTCCAGAAAAATGTACTAAACTTTTACAAAATTCTGGTTTTCAAAATATTGAAATTGAACAACATCTTTTTCGTAGAGAAAGAATAAACGATAATTATGGCTTTACACAGATAGAAAAAGAATTTTATCCTAGAGGCAATCCTTTACTAAATTTGTCAGAAGCGGAAAGGAAATTGTTACAAGCTGAATATAAAAAAGCTGTTGAACGGCTAATTGCAGATCGAGGAGTCTGGCAAGAATCGATTAACCTGTATGTGAAAGCATTTAAGTAA